Proteins encoded in a region of the Alkalinema sp. FACHB-956 genome:
- a CDS encoding MBL fold metallo-hydrolase, whose amino-acid sequence MKRRQLLGYMGAGTLAAIGTSMTGTRSWAQSSGVTLRSLGHMSFLITGSGQRILVNPFRPLGCTAGYPAPKVDTDLVLISSQLLDEGAIDVVPGNPQLLYEAGVYEVKGIKFQGISTDHDRKGGRQFGTNVAWRWTQGGLTMLHLGGAAAPISLEQKILMGSPDVVFIPVGGGPKAYNPEEAKAAIKVLNPKIVVPTQYKTGAAKGQQCDLAGVDAFISLMTGTPVRKSGATVSLSKADLPKDGMVIQVLG is encoded by the coding sequence ATGAAACGTCGGCAATTGTTGGGTTACATGGGCGCTGGCACCCTGGCAGCGATCGGTACGAGCATGACAGGCACCCGAAGTTGGGCGCAAAGTAGCGGTGTGACGCTGCGATCCCTCGGCCACATGAGCTTTTTGATTACAGGCAGTGGCCAACGGATTTTGGTCAATCCCTTCCGTCCCCTGGGTTGCACCGCTGGTTATCCCGCTCCCAAGGTGGACACCGATTTGGTGTTGATTAGCAGTCAACTTTTGGATGAAGGGGCGATCGATGTGGTACCCGGAAATCCGCAGTTGCTCTATGAAGCGGGAGTCTACGAGGTCAAGGGCATTAAGTTCCAGGGGATCTCAACGGATCACGATCGTAAGGGTGGACGGCAATTTGGCACCAATGTGGCGTGGCGTTGGACTCAAGGGGGACTGACGATGCTGCATTTAGGGGGGGCGGCGGCTCCCATTAGTCTGGAGCAAAAGATTCTCATGGGTAGCCCGGATGTAGTCTTTATTCCCGTTGGTGGTGGCCCCAAAGCCTATAATCCCGAGGAAGCCAAGGCGGCTATCAAGGTGCTGAATCCTAAGATTGTGGTGCCAACCCAGTACAAAACGGGCGCGGCCAAAGGTCAACAATGTGATCTGGCCGGGGTGGATGCCTTTATCAGTTTGATGACGGGGACTCCGGTGCGCAAATCCGGCGCGACGGTGAGTCTGTCCAAGGCCGATCTACCGAAGGATGGCATGGTGATTCAGGTTTTAGGATAG
- a CDS encoding GNAT family N-acetyltransferase has product MDFQVVPVTTPAQQAQFLDVPYSVYANDPNWVAPLRSDVAKKFDPSNPFFQYGHLQQWIAVQTDRSNETSQPTVLGRIVAAVNDRLIQKERCNVGLVGFFECVENFPVAQALVDAACAWLKQQGMTQVRGPIDLSTHNSCLFLVDGFDSPPMIMMPYNPPYYPKFFEQMGWQKAKDAYAYDFPLTDRQLTAQFEKGYHIALKAGVTFRPLRTQGEGFTEDVISLYNLFTRAFEQNWSSTPRTQEEFMEEAKSLQSLVDPDVFPIAEYNGEMIGFWMGLPDYNIPLKRVKGKLDIWGILKFLWYKRQINQGRVIAIACLPEFRRKMVPLGLIHLGLQGGKMKGKPYQRAELSWVYEDNFPSRKLIEASGGKIYKTYRIYEKSL; this is encoded by the coding sequence ATGGACTTTCAAGTTGTGCCGGTAACGACGCCTGCCCAGCAAGCACAGTTTTTGGATGTGCCCTACAGTGTCTACGCGAACGATCCCAACTGGGTCGCGCCCCTGCGTAGTGATGTTGCGAAAAAGTTTGACCCCAGTAATCCGTTTTTTCAGTACGGTCACTTGCAACAGTGGATCGCCGTGCAAACTGATCGATCGAACGAGACGAGTCAACCCACAGTACTCGGTCGCATTGTGGCAGCGGTGAACGATCGCCTCATCCAAAAAGAACGGTGTAATGTTGGGCTAGTTGGCTTTTTTGAATGTGTGGAGAACTTTCCAGTAGCGCAGGCTCTAGTGGATGCAGCCTGTGCTTGGCTAAAACAACAGGGCATGACCCAAGTGCGAGGACCGATCGATTTATCCACCCATAACAGCTGTCTTTTTTTAGTGGATGGGTTTGACTCACCGCCCATGATCATGATGCCCTACAACCCACCCTACTATCCCAAGTTCTTTGAACAAATGGGCTGGCAGAAAGCCAAGGATGCCTACGCCTATGACTTTCCATTAACCGATCGGCAGTTGACCGCGCAGTTTGAAAAAGGCTACCACATCGCCTTGAAAGCAGGGGTGACATTTCGGCCTCTTCGTACCCAAGGAGAAGGGTTTACGGAAGATGTAATTAGTTTATACAACCTGTTTACCCGTGCCTTTGAACAGAATTGGAGTTCCACACCCAGAACCCAAGAAGAATTTATGGAGGAAGCGAAGTCGCTACAAAGCTTAGTTGATCCAGATGTGTTTCCGATCGCAGAATATAACGGTGAAATGATTGGCTTTTGGATGGGTTTACCCGATTACAACATTCCATTAAAACGGGTGAAGGGCAAATTAGATATCTGGGGGATTCTCAAATTCCTTTGGTATAAACGGCAAATTAATCAAGGGCGGGTCATTGCGATCGCTTGCCTACCGGAATTTCGCCGAAAAATGGTACCCCTAGGGTTAATCCACCTCGGGTTACAAGGGGGGAAAATGAAGGGGAAGCCCTACCAACGGGCAGAACTATCCTGGGTGTATGAAGATAACTTCCCCTCTCGCAAATTAATTGAAGCTTCCGGAGGCAAAATTTATAAGACCTATCGAATTTACGAAAAATCTCTGTAG
- a CDS encoding diacylglycerol kinase family protein, whose protein sequence is MSQELPTQTPKRPDGKVVQFKREFAWQVAPTLLTSFRYAWMGLSYAFQTQRNFRVHTFVGLSAIGLGWWLQLTVVELAVIGLTIGAVLAMELLNTALEAVVDLTVKQTYHELAKIAKDCAAGAVLISALAALLVAGCLILPKLVAVLLAALG, encoded by the coding sequence ATGTCCCAGGAACTGCCCACTCAAACGCCGAAACGTCCCGATGGCAAAGTCGTGCAGTTCAAGCGCGAGTTTGCTTGGCAAGTGGCTCCTACCCTGCTCACCAGTTTTCGCTACGCCTGGATGGGTCTGAGCTATGCCTTTCAAACCCAGCGTAACTTTCGGGTTCATACCTTTGTCGGTCTGAGCGCGATCGGTCTGGGGTGGTGGTTGCAACTGACGGTCGTTGAATTGGCGGTGATTGGCCTGACGATCGGGGCTGTTCTAGCTATGGAACTACTGAATACGGCCTTGGAAGCGGTGGTAGATCTAACCGTCAAGCAGACCTATCACGAGCTAGCCAAAATTGCTAAAGACTGTGCTGCTGGAGCTGTGCTGATTTCCGCCCTAGCGGCCCTGCTCGTTGCCGGATGCTTGATTTTGCCAAAATTAGTCGCCGTGCTGCTAGCTGCTTTAGGATAG
- a CDS encoding Uma2 family endonuclease, whose product MLVELSRIQVLPGERLLLRDIDWTEFETILLDLGDRRNSRIAYYQGLLEVMAPSPEHESYKDCLGDVVKILLIEWDITAYPLGSTTLSKRSLGSGIEPDQCFYITNAIAVQGRKRLDLEVDPPPDLAIEIDVTSRTHLEIYAALGVQEVWRFSQAQLEIHQLQQGAYQLCPESQFFPGRDLVSQITQFIQQAQTESWNTAYKAFRDWAIANRPPSQPLP is encoded by the coding sequence GTGCTGGTTGAACTTAGTCGGATTCAAGTTTTACCTGGAGAGCGGCTTTTGCTGCGGGATATTGACTGGACAGAATTTGAAACGATTTTGCTGGATTTGGGCGATCGACGCAATAGTCGCATTGCCTATTACCAAGGGTTATTAGAAGTGATGGCTCCCTCCCCAGAACATGAATCCTACAAAGATTGTTTGGGCGATGTGGTCAAAATTTTGCTGATTGAATGGGACATTACGGCCTATCCTCTGGGTTCGACGACCCTGAGCAAACGGTCTTTAGGGAGTGGGATTGAACCGGATCAGTGCTTTTACATTACTAACGCGATCGCGGTTCAGGGGCGGAAGCGCTTAGATCTGGAGGTTGATCCCCCGCCGGATTTGGCGATCGAGATTGATGTGACCTCGCGGACTCATTTGGAGATCTATGCGGCGTTGGGGGTGCAGGAAGTTTGGCGTTTCTCGCAGGCCCAGTTAGAAATTCATCAATTGCAGCAGGGTGCTTACCAGCTTTGCCCAGAGAGTCAATTTTTTCCGGGCCGTGATTTAGTCAGCCAAATTACCCAGTTTATTCAGCAGGCCCAAACGGAGAGCTGGAACACGGCTTACAAGGCATTTCGGGATTGGGCGATCGCGAATCGACCTCCATCGCAGCCCCTGCCCTAA
- a CDS encoding aminotransferase class I/II-fold pyridoxal phosphate-dependent enzyme gives MQVVKEYVQRWYESGLDPDEYICHRKDGNIVEIEETTTGKRRTVLTFCTNDVLGLTQNESVKQAAIDAILHYGTSNSSTSVLSGRIDLHRQLETEISQFKHLPHTQLFLNAWMAMQALMDAFCHLAIPVPEFEHTRETLILTDVLNHGCIVTAIANAGTRSGKLFGHSPRVRVRAYRHCDMEDFARKLQRHARPDDRILVVSDAVFSMDGDVVPLLKMIDILSHYPGSTLVMDEAHASGALGSTGRGIYEHFGIKPDYAIERGINPLIMTTFSKFGASVGAAISSHIPELIPLLNVSPTSIGTCSLAPPLTAAALQSLRVVQENPELVQRLQENTQYLRERLAEQGFEAIGETNVVPILLPEGISPKEFARELMELGIWASAIWFIAKPRIRTTVTATHTREEMDALVSAMVTVRDRLCKTTISA, from the coding sequence GTGCAAGTTGTAAAGGAGTATGTCCAGCGATGGTACGAGAGCGGATTGGATCCCGATGAGTATATCTGCCACCGCAAGGACGGTAACATTGTCGAGATTGAAGAAACCACAACCGGCAAACGACGCACGGTTCTGACCTTTTGCACCAATGATGTCCTAGGGCTGACGCAAAACGAGTCGGTGAAGCAAGCCGCGATCGATGCCATTCTGCACTATGGCACCTCCAATAGCTCCACCTCGGTGTTGAGTGGACGGATTGATTTACACCGTCAACTGGAAACCGAAATTTCTCAGTTCAAGCATCTGCCCCATACGCAACTCTTTCTCAATGCTTGGATGGCCATGCAGGCTCTCATGGATGCCTTCTGTCATCTTGCCATTCCAGTCCCTGAGTTTGAGCATACGCGAGAAACGCTAATTCTCACGGATGTATTGAACCATGGCTGTATCGTAACAGCGATCGCCAATGCGGGGACGAGATCGGGCAAATTATTCGGTCACAGTCCTCGGGTGCGGGTGCGTGCCTACCGCCACTGCGACATGGAGGACTTTGCCCGCAAGCTACAACGCCATGCCCGTCCCGACGATCGCATTCTCGTGGTCTCCGATGCCGTCTTTTCCATGGATGGGGATGTAGTGCCACTCTTGAAAATGATCGACATCCTCTCCCACTATCCCGGTAGTACGCTTGTAATGGATGAAGCCCATGCCAGTGGCGCATTAGGTTCAACGGGACGGGGCATTTACGAGCATTTTGGCATCAAGCCCGATTACGCGATCGAACGGGGCATCAATCCGTTGATTATGACGACATTCTCCAAATTCGGGGCATCTGTTGGGGCAGCCATTAGCTCCCACATCCCAGAACTGATTCCGTTGTTGAATGTGTCCCCCACCTCGATCGGCACCTGTTCCCTAGCTCCCCCTTTAACGGCTGCCGCCCTGCAAAGTCTCCGGGTCGTGCAGGAAAATCCTGAGCTAGTACAGCGTTTGCAGGAAAATACCCAGTATCTACGGGAGCGTTTAGCAGAACAAGGCTTTGAGGCGATCGGAGAAACGAACGTTGTCCCGATTCTCTTACCCGAGGGCATTAGTCCCAAGGAGTTTGCACGGGAGTTGATGGAGCTAGGAATTTGGGCTTCAGCCATTTGGTTTATTGCCAAACCCCGTATTCGGACAACGGTAACGGCCACCCATACTCGGGAAGAAATGGACGCGCTAGTCAGTGCCATGGTAACTGTGCGCGATCGTCTCTGCAAAACGACGATTAGCGCTTAG
- a CDS encoding NAD-dependent epimerase/dehydratase family protein gives MKVLVTGANGFTGSYLVRSLLNRGDRVIAYVRRSSDLTRLQGLNNQGVSNLDYAYGEITDEVALTQTMQGVDLVFHIAAYVELGLVDAAKMERTNVQGTQAVLQAMRSAGVPKMLYCSTIGIFGDTQGRTIDETFQREQQDFSSAYDRTKYQAQQLVDQAVQQGTHIVSVMPSGIFGVDDPHFGPVLKTFAKGKLKLWAGGQRVTGIVHVEDLVDGMLRAIDQGQAGDYFILSAGDLTTREMFELCGQEIGVPTPREAPEWLVRGVAKVLNVIGQLTGWQPPIDNERVHYVYDRCVRVSGAKAMRELGWNPRSPQQTLTEIIRQLGSETAS, from the coding sequence ATGAAAGTACTAGTTACGGGTGCTAATGGGTTTACTGGATCTTACTTAGTACGATCGCTACTTAATCGGGGCGATCGGGTGATTGCCTACGTCCGTCGATCGAGTGACCTCACCCGGTTGCAAGGGTTAAACAACCAAGGGGTAAGCAACTTAGATTATGCCTATGGCGAGATTACCGATGAAGTGGCATTAACCCAAACCATGCAAGGGGTTGATTTAGTGTTTCACATTGCAGCCTATGTGGAATTAGGCTTAGTTGATGCGGCGAAAATGGAACGCACCAATGTACAAGGCACCCAAGCAGTTTTGCAAGCAATGCGATCGGCAGGGGTGCCCAAAATGCTCTATTGCAGCACGATCGGGATTTTTGGGGATACCCAGGGACGCACGATCGATGAAACCTTTCAACGGGAACAGCAGGATTTTTCCTCAGCCTACGATCGCACCAAATATCAAGCTCAGCAATTGGTCGATCAAGCCGTTCAACAAGGAACCCATATCGTTAGCGTGATGCCATCGGGAATCTTTGGCGTCGATGACCCCCATTTTGGCCCCGTGCTCAAAACCTTTGCCAAAGGGAAGTTAAAACTCTGGGCAGGGGGCCAACGGGTGACAGGCATTGTCCATGTGGAGGATTTGGTCGATGGGATGCTGCGGGCGATCGACCAAGGGCAAGCGGGCGATTACTTTATTTTGTCCGCAGGCGATTTGACAACGCGGGAAATGTTTGAACTTTGCGGTCAAGAAATTGGAGTACCCACCCCCCGAGAAGCCCCCGAATGGCTAGTGCGCGGGGTTGCTAAGGTGTTGAATGTCATTGGGCAACTCACGGGCTGGCAGCCGCCGATCGATAACGAGCGAGTCCATTACGTCTACGATCGCTGTGTGCGGGTGAGTGGGGCTAAGGCGATGCGTGAACTCGGCTGGAATCCGCGATCGCCCCAACAAACTTTAACGGAAATTATTCGGCAATTGGGTTCGGAAACTGCATCTTAG
- a CDS encoding DUF3285 domain-containing protein, which yields MSSSPPPSEAPLSTDSEKAPSYVKLAMRNMVRQGSKSLFHFALTTIGLLGLLVGLAYITR from the coding sequence ATGTCTTCCTCCCCACCTCCCTCCGAAGCACCGCTCTCTACTGACTCGGAAAAGGCTCCCAGCTACGTGAAGCTCGCCATGCGGAATATGGTGCGCCAAGGCAGTAAGTCTCTGTTTCATTTTGCGCTGACAACGATCGGGCTCCTAGGGCTTTTGGTTGGTTTGGCTTACATCACCCGGTAG
- the ybeY gene encoding rRNA maturation RNase YbeY yields MQVEVSVQDVFHESTSAPIALETWETWFDRWLTALAPTDGEGDPLHPNHVYELSLRLTDDREIHTLNRDFRQKDQPTDVLSFAALEVDAPELPEEEPLYLGDIIISVETAERQAVSQGHPLKVELAWLAAHGLLHLLGWDHPDDESLERMLNQQQALLQMVDLSGVLL; encoded by the coding sequence ATGCAAGTTGAAGTGAGTGTCCAAGATGTGTTTCATGAATCCACTTCAGCCCCGATTGCGCTGGAAACCTGGGAAACTTGGTTCGATCGTTGGCTCACCGCTTTAGCGCCAACGGATGGCGAAGGGGATCCACTGCACCCGAACCATGTTTATGAACTCAGCCTACGGTTAACTGACGATCGCGAAATTCATACCCTCAACCGAGATTTTCGCCAAAAAGACCAGCCCACGGATGTTCTCTCCTTTGCTGCTTTGGAAGTAGATGCTCCTGAATTGCCTGAGGAAGAACCGCTGTATTTGGGCGATATCATCATTTCGGTAGAAACCGCTGAGCGTCAAGCCGTCTCCCAAGGGCACCCTTTAAAGGTAGAGCTTGCCTGGTTAGCGGCCCATGGGCTGCTCCACCTCCTAGGGTGGGATCATCCGGACGATGAAAGTTTGGAACGAATGCTGAATCAGCAACAAGCCCTGCTTCAGATGGTCGATCTTTCAGGGGTACTCCTCTAG
- a CDS encoding XDD3 family exosortase-dependent surface protein, translating to MISSRKIATLAQITSLTAATLCVALVANPSQANAYSLNGWDYAIGGSNNGSGGSVFDYKGIAIKESGDSIFVALNTNMTLQGSLYKNEVINYGDLFFNFTGKSFKAASDAGQLVGIHFATNGSQSGVSQVGVYSNVKAKSTTSQNHGYANLTKWSDWTKTTNKGAYNDSFGDLTARDSYFAGQQSGTGTILNAIQSGQKVSDIFMMSSADLQSAGLNFAQFGAKGSQTLGFSFKRTADFKVGSFVANLFAECGNDGLAIRSDLHKVPEPTTMAGIAAVAGLGLLGRRRRAAS from the coding sequence ATGATCTCCTCTCGCAAAATTGCTACACTCGCTCAAATCACCAGTCTCACGGCAGCAACCCTGTGTGTTGCTCTGGTTGCCAATCCCTCCCAGGCCAACGCCTACAGTTTAAATGGATGGGACTATGCGATCGGGGGTTCCAACAACGGGTCCGGCGGTAGCGTCTTTGACTACAAAGGCATTGCCATCAAGGAATCCGGCGACTCCATCTTTGTCGCGCTCAACACCAACATGACCCTTCAGGGTTCCTTGTATAAAAACGAAGTCATCAACTATGGTGATTTATTCTTCAACTTCACGGGCAAGAGTTTTAAAGCAGCCAGTGATGCCGGTCAGCTCGTGGGAATTCACTTCGCCACCAACGGCTCCCAGTCCGGTGTATCTCAAGTGGGCGTCTACTCCAATGTGAAGGCGAAGAGTACAACATCCCAAAACCATGGGTACGCAAATCTGACGAAGTGGAGTGACTGGACAAAGACAACCAACAAGGGAGCTTACAATGACTCCTTCGGAGATTTGACTGCACGGGATAGCTATTTTGCAGGACAACAAAGCGGAACGGGAACCATCCTGAATGCAATTCAATCCGGTCAGAAAGTCAGCGACATTTTCATGATGTCTTCGGCAGATCTTCAATCCGCAGGCTTGAACTTTGCGCAATTTGGCGCGAAAGGCAGCCAAACATTGGGCTTCAGCTTTAAACGGACAGCTGACTTCAAGGTGGGTTCTTTTGTAGCGAACCTATTTGCAGAATGCGGCAACGATGGGTTGGCCATTCGATCGGATTTACACAAAGTGCCTGAACCGACTACCATGGCAGGGATTGCAGCAGTTGCAGGTTTAGGTCTGTTAGGCCGTCGTCGTCGGGCTGCTTCATGA
- a CDS encoding fasciclin domain-containing protein, whose product MADIVDIAVSNDNFKTLVAAVQAAGLVDALKSPGPFTVFAPIDAAFEKLPPGTVQTLVQNPPQLGRILKYHVVAGKYTKADLEKLDSVDSLEGTSIRLNMKSNEVKNSTVIAADIEADNGIIHVIDNVILMGP is encoded by the coding sequence ATGGCAGACATCGTTGATATTGCAGTCAGTAATGACAACTTCAAAACCTTAGTTGCAGCCGTACAAGCAGCTGGCTTAGTGGATGCGCTCAAGAGTCCAGGGCCATTCACCGTTTTTGCACCGATCGATGCTGCCTTTGAAAAATTACCTCCCGGTACAGTACAAACCTTGGTGCAAAATCCTCCCCAGTTAGGCCGAATTTTGAAATATCATGTCGTGGCTGGGAAATATACCAAGGCGGATCTGGAAAAACTGGACTCAGTTGATTCCTTAGAAGGCACTTCGATTCGATTAAATATGAAATCCAACGAAGTCAAAAATTCTACCGTGATTGCCGCAGATATTGAAGCGGACAACGGAATCATTCATGTGATTGATAACGTTATCCTGATGGGGCCTTAG
- a CDS encoding LysR family transcriptional regulator gives MQNATLHQLKVFEAVARHNSFTRAAEELFLTQPTVSMQVKQLSKTVGMPLFEQVGKRLYLTEAGRELFTTCQDVFDRLSKFEIAIANIKGLKQGKLRLAVITTAKYVIPRILGAFCQRYPGIDISLTVTNHQYVLDGLASNENDLYIVSQPPEDMDVEIHPFMENPLVVLAPRNHPLVGQKQISLERIAEEPFIMREPGSGTRKAVQKLFDAHGLPLKVRLDLGSNEAIKQAIAGGMGISVLSKHTLALEGLTNQLTILDVEEFPIERYWYVVYPSGKQLSVIAKEFFQYLLSEGKAVAEATALQKLL, from the coding sequence TTGCAGAACGCCACTCTACACCAACTGAAGGTCTTTGAAGCCGTTGCTCGTCACAATAGCTTTACCCGTGCAGCAGAGGAGTTATTTTTAACTCAGCCAACGGTTTCTATGCAGGTCAAGCAACTGTCGAAAACTGTTGGTATGCCCTTGTTTGAACAAGTGGGTAAACGGCTGTACCTCACAGAGGCTGGGCGAGAGTTGTTTACGACCTGTCAAGATGTTTTCGATCGTTTATCGAAGTTTGAAATCGCGATCGCGAACATTAAAGGATTGAAGCAAGGAAAACTTCGTCTTGCTGTAATTACGACTGCGAAGTATGTTATCCCCAGAATTCTGGGGGCCTTCTGCCAGCGCTATCCTGGGATTGATATTTCCCTCACGGTAACGAACCACCAATACGTATTGGATGGATTGGCCAGTAATGAAAATGATCTCTATATTGTCAGTCAGCCCCCTGAGGATATGGATGTTGAGATTCATCCCTTTATGGAGAATCCCTTGGTCGTCTTGGCACCTCGCAATCATCCCCTCGTGGGCCAAAAGCAAATTTCCCTAGAGCGCATTGCCGAAGAACCTTTTATCATGCGGGAACCCGGTTCTGGAACCCGTAAAGCGGTACAAAAATTATTCGATGCCCACGGGTTACCCCTTAAGGTCAGACTAGATTTGGGTAGCAATGAAGCGATTAAGCAAGCGATCGCAGGCGGCATGGGAATTTCAGTACTTTCGAAACACACCTTGGCTTTGGAAGGATTGACGAACCAATTAACCATTCTGGACGTGGAAGAATTTCCGATCGAACGCTATTGGTATGTGGTCTATCCTTCGGGTAAACAGCTTTCCGTAATTGCTAAGGAATTTTTCCAGTACTTGCTGAGTGAAGGCAAAGCAGTCGCTGAAGCAACTGCTTTGCAAAAACTGCTGTAG
- a CDS encoding aminopeptidase P N-terminal domain-containing protein produces the protein MHPEFRQRREQLLAKLGNGTAIFRSASHAVMHNDVEYNFRQDSTFYYFTGFNEADAVAVFAPHHEEHKYILFVQPKDRDKETWTGYRVGVEAAKEAYGADIAYPIAELDEHLPKYVEKADRLYYHLGRDNGFNNRILRLFQRFVGRYDRTGFGPLAIEDPLLLVSSLRLHKSDYEIELMRKAVEIAAEAHQLALDHRKPGLYEYELQAEMERLFRLRGGLGPAYPSIVASGENACILHYTENTRQMQDGDLLLIDAGCSYDYYNSDITRTFPVGDKFTEEQRILYELVLKAQLAAIEQVQPGNPWKQFHETAVRVITEGLLELGLLQGDLEEVIKEAKYKPFFMHGTGHWLGLDVHDIGGRKTGDNWYSFAPGQVITVEPGIYIRPDFQPAEGQPEVPDRWRGIGIRIEDDVLVTATGNEILTAAVPKSVEAMER, from the coding sequence ATGCATCCCGAATTCCGCCAACGCCGTGAACAACTGCTCGCCAAACTGGGGAACGGAACGGCTATTTTTCGATCGGCTTCCCATGCTGTGATGCATAACGATGTGGAATATAACTTCCGGCAGGATAGTACGTTCTATTACTTCACGGGCTTTAACGAAGCAGATGCCGTCGCCGTGTTTGCGCCGCACCATGAGGAACACAAATATATTCTGTTTGTGCAACCCAAGGATCGGGACAAGGAAACCTGGACGGGGTATCGGGTGGGTGTGGAAGCGGCGAAGGAAGCCTATGGCGCGGATATTGCCTACCCCATCGCGGAATTGGATGAACATTTACCGAAGTATGTTGAGAAGGCCGATCGGCTCTACTATCACTTAGGTCGCGACAATGGATTCAACAATCGGATTTTGCGACTCTTTCAACGGTTTGTGGGACGCTACGATCGAACAGGATTTGGGCCGTTAGCGATCGAAGATCCGTTGCTGCTCGTGAGTTCGTTACGGTTACATAAAAGCGATTATGAAATTGAATTGATGCGCAAAGCTGTGGAGATTGCAGCAGAAGCCCATCAGTTAGCCCTGGATCATCGCAAGCCGGGACTCTACGAATACGAATTGCAAGCGGAAATGGAACGGCTGTTTCGCCTGCGGGGTGGATTGGGGCCTGCCTATCCCTCGATCGTGGCCTCTGGGGAAAATGCTTGCATTCTGCACTACACGGAAAATACCCGGCAAATGCAGGATGGAGACTTGCTGTTAATTGATGCGGGCTGTTCCTACGACTATTACAATTCCGACATTACCCGCACGTTTCCCGTTGGTGACAAATTCACCGAGGAACAGCGCATTCTCTATGAATTGGTTTTGAAGGCGCAACTGGCCGCGATCGAGCAAGTCCAACCAGGCAATCCTTGGAAGCAATTCCACGAAACGGCTGTGCGGGTGATTACGGAAGGCTTGTTGGAATTGGGTTTGCTCCAAGGTGACCTTGAGGAAGTGATTAAAGAAGCCAAGTATAAACCTTTCTTTATGCATGGTACGGGGCATTGGCTGGGCTTGGATGTGCACGATATCGGCGGGCGCAAAACAGGGGATAACTGGTATAGCTTTGCGCCGGGACAGGTCATCACCGTAGAGCCGGGAATTTACATTCGTCCTGATTTCCAACCCGCAGAAGGCCAGCCGGAAGTGCCCGATCGGTGGCGTGGGATTGGAATTCGCATTGAGGATGATGTGTTGGTGACAGCAACGGGAAATGAAATCCTCACCGCCGCGGTTCCTAAGTCCGTTGAAGCGATGGAACGTTAG
- a CDS encoding aminodeoxychorismate/anthranilate synthase component II, with translation MILVIDNYDSFTYNLVQYLGELGADFPIAQEIQVFRNDQITLDQIRELAPDGIVISPGPGTPDDAGISMAVIRELGPTIPLLGVCLGHQSIGQVFGGKVISAPELMHGKVSQVNHSNTGVFTGVDNPMTATRYHSLVIERETCPAVLEITAWVADQTIMGVRHRDYPHLQGVQFHPESVLTQAGKDLLRNFLREASDRK, from the coding sequence ATGATCCTTGTTATCGATAACTACGACAGCTTTACCTACAACCTCGTGCAATATTTGGGTGAACTGGGGGCTGATTTTCCGATCGCCCAGGAAATCCAAGTGTTTCGTAACGACCAGATCACCCTAGACCAGATCCGCGAGCTGGCTCCGGATGGCATTGTGATCTCTCCTGGCCCCGGTACCCCCGATGATGCGGGCATTTCCATGGCAGTTATCCGCGAACTAGGGCCGACGATTCCGCTCTTGGGCGTCTGTCTGGGTCACCAAAGCATTGGCCAGGTTTTTGGCGGTAAGGTGATCTCTGCCCCGGAACTGATGCATGGCAAAGTTTCCCAGGTCAACCACAGTAACACCGGGGTCTTTACGGGGGTAGACAATCCCATGACGGCGACCCGCTACCACAGTTTGGTGATTGAGCGGGAAACCTGCCCTGCTGTGCTGGAAATCACCGCCTGGGTGGCGGATCAGACCATCATGGGGGTGCGCCATCGTGACTATCCCCACCTCCAGGGTGTCCAGTTTCACCCGGAAAGCGTCTTGACCCAGGCCGGAAAAGATTTGTTGCGGAACTTTTTGCGGGAGGCCAGCGATCGAAAGTAA